The window TATGTCTATCAAGCGTATGGAGTGTTATGTCGTGTCTCTATACGCGACGTCAATGTGTCGGCTGGCCGTCCATAACGCTTCCACGTGTCTTCTTGATCTAATGCGTCTTCTGTACATATATCAAAGCGTATGCATGGAGTGTTATGTTGCTACGTATATCAAGCGCATGGAGTGTTATGTCATGTCTCTATACACACTGTTTGCGCGTCGGCCACGTCGTCCATAACGCTTCCACATGTATTTTTTATCCAATGCTGAAATCCTATGTTCTGGTATATATCACTTGTTAAAGTGTGCAGCTTAACGCATCTACCGAGAGTCACCCATGTTATATTGGGCCTTCTCTATTACAAACTCATCCGGAGTCACAAGGTCTATACAATCAAAAAACTAGTCTTATATATAATGACTTTAAGTTATACTCCCCCACTATCGATTATTGATGTGGAACTAATCATCTTTCAGATGGTTTTCTTAGAACACGCTTTTAATTTTTTCCTACATGACCAGGTAGGCTGGAGTAATACGCGTATAAACAAGTGGGCCTTCACGGCCGCCACGACCCGTCAGGCTTTCCCCCGCGTCGAAGCGAACAACGCCCAACACACGGCCGGTCCGGCTCCCGCGGCCTTGGCTTTTGGCTCCACACCTCCACTCCACGACTcccacgcgcgcgcgggccgcggcCTCCCCCCGCTTCCGAGGCCACGGTATTTTATCGTCTCGCCCCCTGCAAAAACGCGGTCGCACGCCCACCTTCCCCcacgtcttcctctctctcccccgtcTTCGCCTCGCGCTCgcgtctccctccctccctccttccgtCCAGATCCGCGTGGGCTCGAAGAAGCGGCGGGCGATCCACGGCGAGCGTCCCGCGGTCACTCCCCCCCGTCTCCGTCCGGCATGAATCCCGAGTAGTAAGGCCTCCgatcttccttccttccttccttcgtATGGGCTTTGTTGATCTCGCGCGGCTTTCACGGTGATGGTTGGTTGGCGGGGTTTGCGCGGGCTAGGGAGACGGATCTGAGCGGGAGAGCGCTGGTTTGGCTCCCTTTCGTCGTTTGGATCTGGATCTGGCTAGGGGATTCGTTTGGATTTGTGGTTGTGGATGTCGCGCGTGTCTTGGGGCTTGTTGAGGATGCGatgttgttgttgtggtgggTTGGGGGGATGGGATGTGCGGAGTTAGAAAGGAATTTCGGCAATCCCTCACGCTGCATACACACGGTTATGTGATTTCTGATGGCTCATGCTTAGGAGCTGGGTCGTGGGTCATAATATTTTTGGAATGGGTATTGGATTATGTTCTACCAGAATTTAGCTGCTTAAAATGTTTCCTGAAATGCGTGCCTATTTATCAGCAGAAGTCCATCTGCTCTGGACAAAACATTGCCATATTTGCATATCTTCAACAAGTAGTTATGGTAGGCATATGGTCCTGTACTCCTGTCTGGATAATAGTATATTATTAACTATTGAACTCTCTGTGACTGGTAGTAGCATAGCGCATTTCCCAATCTCCCATCTGTAGCCGGTGTATGCATGATTATTCCAGTTACTCCAGTTACTTTTATCTGTATATGGAAGGCAAACTTAAACAATATAATGGTACCTGTTTGgcagcgtatcctatgcacacagctAGGTAGATGCACTCATGCACACGCCTATCTGGAGCCTTTGGATCAACATCCTACGGCCAAGATTTTTCGATTAGCCACCAGCCTCCTACTTATCTTTTGTAAAAGACCCCTCCATAACTCTCTTATTCCCTCTAGCAGTTTATTttgcaaaaggaaaaagaaaaaaaaatcacccatTCCATTCTGGATCTTAGTTGTAGTCACTCCCCGTCTGTCCGGCATGAATCCCGAGTAGTAAGGCCTATGATCCCTCGCCTCCTTCCTTCCTATGGTTCGTGTGCTCTTCCGTGATCTCGCTCGGTTTCGCCGTGCTGGTTGTTCGGTGGCCACGTTTGTGTCGTGGCTGGGTATTTTGGCTGGATCTGAGTGGGAGAGCGCTGGCGGATCGCTTTGCATGGTTGTTGGCTAGGTTTTCGTGTTCTAACATGTGGTTTTGACGTGCGcgtgggcgggcggcggctatCGCGGTGCGTCCTGGGGGTTGGGGATTGTTGAGGATGTGCTCTTCATTATGACGTTTACTGGGTAACGGCATGGGCGGAATTACAAAGGGGAATTCAGCAATCACATCATGATTTCTGATGGCTCATACATAGTACTCGGTAGTGGGTTATATTTGGGGAATGGGAATTGTATTTTATTCTACCAGAATTTAGTTTGAAATGTTGCTTCATATGTGTGCCAATTTATCAGCTGATGTCCATATGCACTTTAGTTATGTGTAAAACATTGCCATATTTTGGATTTGGTTATCTTCAGCAAGTACTAATAGTACGCATATTGGCCCCGTTTGGATAATAGCATATTAACATACATTGGAGCAGATGTATGCATAATTGTTCAGTTGCTTTTACCTGTATATAGAAGGGAGTCATAAACAATACAATGGTCTCTATTGACATTTATTTCTAGTTCATAGCATTCATGTCATGATTTGATAGTTATGTATATAAAGGGAAGTTGACTTTTGGGATTTGGGAAGATAATGTTTTATTGTAAGTAATTCCCACTACTGTTGGAGTATATTACATGTGATAAAACACTATGTTGTTGAAATGAAGGTGGCAGTCCTATGCCTGTAATTATTATTTCATTTTGTCTATGTACTGCTACTGTAACACTAgtttttttgtgtcaatttcagCGACTACCTTTTCAAACTTCTCCTCATTGGTGATTCTGGTGTTGGGAAATCGTGCTTGCTTCTCAGATTTGCGGTATGAGTTAAACTCATTCTCCTAATTGTGCTCTTGTACTAAGTTATTCAGGAATATATAGTTTCTTACATGTGGTCCATGTAAATGTGCTTCAGTACAAGCATGCAGTGTAACACCATATACCCCACTCTTGCAATAGAAAAGTGGTTATGataattatgcaaggaattccTTCCATTGGTCATCTTGTTGTATAAACATGAATTGTAGATCATGAATCCACAATTCACTCGTATTTAATAATAAAGAATCAAGTTTGAAGCTTGACTAATTTTTCTGTTCCGTAGATTGTGAATGTTATTGATGTACTTACCTCCTGTGATTAGGATGATTCATACCTGGACAGCTACATCAGCACAattggagttgattttgtaaGCAATATATTCTTGATTTACTTTTTGAGTTAAATTTACTTTGTTGTAGCACAGCAATAAGTTATACATTATGTTTGCAGAAAATACGGACAGTAGAGCAGGATGGGAAGACCATCAAGCTTCAAATCGTAAGATTACTGCTACCTTTTCTTCATCGCTTTTGATCCTGTATTGTTTTTACTTTTGCTAGACAAATTCACAAATAAGGATGTCCAGTTATGATGCTATGGTTATTGTCAATGAATCTAGGAAGATATGTTCTGAAGGTTATGTTCCCATATTTGTGAAATATTACAGAAAGATATGCtcctatataatttatttttgtaaaaatCACACTAACGAGGGAAGAGAAGTTTGGAACATGCACAACACCAAGGAACTCAGCCTGAGTCCATTTATTACCCTGAACTACAAAACtggttatttttttcaaaacattcAAAACTGGACACATAACACCCTGAACCATATGTTATGGTGGTTGTGATCAAAATGGTAgtgattttttcttttgctagcatgaattttaattatgtaAGTTTCATGGTGGTGGACATTATTAAGTGACATTTGCATCAAGAAAATATGCATATTAAGAGTCTGAATTAGGAAAATCATGTCTATTTCAAACAAAACCACTAACAAATTATGTCTTAGGGTGTTTTTTGTCTGCTTTTAAAAGGTGAGAGTgaaaaataatcatttttttgtAGTTTGGGGTGAAATAGTTTGAACAAAAAGTTCAAAGGGCTAAAGCTGGACTTTAACCCTTATTGAAATATGGATATGATAGTATTTACCCATATTTGAATATGTGTTTAAATGCTGAACGCTGTATCGACATCTGAACTCAATTCTGGCAAAAGTATACTTTATAAATTAAAACCCAGAATTGGATTCAGATACGGGCCATAGAGTGCATTGGTATGTCCATCATTGTTATTGCAAATTGTGCCACTGATGAGAAATCTTTAAATTTATTTAGAAACGATTCTTTTATGAGTAGCAAACTTTGAGAAGTACATTAAACTTGGTGAAATGTGATCCATATCCATAGAGTAATCTGAAGTGGAGCAACGGTCCAAATGCATCATgaatttagtatttgaaaacatTGATGATAAGACTGTGGTATGAGTATACTCTTTTACTTTGTTACAGTGGGATACTGCTGGACAAGAACGTTTCAGGACAATTACAAGCAGCTATTACCGGGGAGCTCATGGAATTATTGTAAGTTGGCCACATGATCCAACCACTATTTTCTGCAATGTATTGGCCATCTTGTCCCCTTCATAAACTAATTCATCCTATCCTGTGCATGCAGATTGTATATGATGTGACAGACCAAGAAAGCTTCAACAATGTGAAGCAGTGGTTGAATGAAATTGATCGTTATGCAAGTGACAATGTTAACAAGCTCCTCGTTGGGAACAAGAGCGACCTAACTGCCAACAAAGTTGTGTCATCTGAAACAGCTAAGGTAAGCTCTTCAGAATCATTTGATGTACTGTGTATTGGTTGGCTTTCTCACGATCATCATGCACTGTCCTTATTGATACACATTTCACATATCTACAATTGTTAAAAATCCTGCAGGCGTTTGCTGATGAGATGGGCATCCCATTCATGGAGACAAGTGCCAAGAACGCCACTAATGTGGAGCAGGCCTTTATGGCTATGGCTGCATCCATCAAGGACAGGTACAGCATTAAAAATCTATCCCTGAGCACATGAGCAGTGTAGCTCTCGTATTACCCTGATATCCGGGTAAATTTTACTCCTGTCGTTTTTCTCAGGATGGCGAGCCAACCGGCCGCTGCAAATGCAAGGCCACCGACGGTGCAGATCCGCGGGCAACCTGTCAACCAGAAGACGTCGTGCTGCTCGTCCTAAAGATAACGAAGTACTTCCTTCTATGTAAAATTCGACGTATGTTACTACTGTTTGCTCACTACAACGTATTTGTAATATTCATTTGAACGCCCTCGATAGCATCTTTTCTTTAATCAGATGGTTAGGGAGCTGcaaatatatatgtaacttTGCTGTGTTGCTCTTTGCTCACGAATCAAGAGGAGCAAGCAGAACCAGTGTATTTGATTCATTTTACGCTTACATTTTGTCCTTTCTCGCAATCTCCGTTCGTTTGCATAGAAAGTATTTTCTCTTGCATGGTTTAGTTAGACTCGACCAGATTACAAATTTACAATTTCTCACAGTGCTGGAAAGTTAATTGTGCGTTGGTAGATTGGCAGAAACAAATTGTCTTTCGTTGGGTGATGCTTCCTGCCGTTAGCtgggtcccatatttttctGTCTGAACTGGGGTTTAGCGGGGTTTGCCTTTATTGTTGTCTTAATAAGAGTTAATTATGCTGTTGCATGTTGGTCAACGAGGCTATCTAGCAGTAGCGGTAGCTGATGTCTGTCTTTCATGTCATCGTATAGTTATatacggctgtgtttagtttcttttaaactttcaaaaaagtttcttttaaacttccaaaaattccatcacattaaatgtttagacatatgcatggagcattaaatgtggatgaaaaaaatcaattgcacagtttgtatataaattgcgagacaaatcttttgagcctaatgaTGCTAtggtttgataatatggtgcttcagtaaacatttgctaatgatagattaattagacttgatagacggattaattagacttgaTAAAttcacatttgctaatgatagattaattagacttaatagacggattaattagacttgatagattcgtctcacaatttataggtagaatatataatttgttttgttattagtttacgtttaatatgtccgtatactttaaaaaaaattaaaaagaaactaaacacggcctaactCAAAGACATCTACTACCAGTACTACTTATAATGGTTACTCTGGTAAAGACGTCAACTGGTGCTATAGTAGAGAGATTACGGaaccctttgaatcgcagggtaaaaaaaacggaggaataggaaaaacacgggaaaaacacaggaatggccgtttgataaacacaggaatggctgtttgattggagcgcaggaaaaacacaggaatcggatgagagagatagactcaaaggaaattttccaagaggttggagttcttgctaaatttcctccaaaatctacatgcaatgtgccattccataggaatttcataggatttagaaagcttcaatcctttgaattaAAGAGCCAAAtaagaaaatttcctataggatttgaattctatgaaattcctacataaatcctttgatacAAATGGGCCCTACAGGTTCATAGAAtatgggcctgttcactttgatgtcattttcaaccttaccaaattttggtaaagttgtcaaaaaagtggctacatttagtttgttgccaaattttagtaaggttttttttggcatcaaagtgaacaggccctatatATCGGTACATACCCGCAAGCTGTCTTAACAGTTTTTTTCCCCCTTAGCAATCAACAGAAGTTTGAGAACAACCACTTGAACTGATATTGATTTAATGCCAAACTGGGGCAGGGTATGATAGAGTAAGCTGGTTACCTTatagaaatgagagagctacaTCAAAATAGAATCAAATACTGTATGCCGCTAcctaaaaacaaaataagaaaTGATAGAGCTACATCAAAATAGAATCAAATACTGTATGCCGCTACCTAAAAACAAAATATTGGCATGTTATGCATGTCTGGGGCGTAATTGCATAGTACTAAGTCCATAACTCGCTGCATGTCCGCTCTGTCTCTCGCGAGGCCATGACAAGGGGGAGGAAATTCCTTTTATCTTCTTTGCCATTTGCACGTTTTagggtttctttctttttctttaatgGAACCGACGAGTTTTTGCCTGCTTGAACTTTTATTGATGATATAAAAAGATGTAAgtactactccatccatttcatattataagtcgtttgattttttttctagtcaaattttattatatttgattaagttattgaaaaaattagtttaatagaaaattttttttttattaatttaatagaaaaaattagcaacatctaaaatattaaattagtttcattaaatataagattaaatatgttttgataatatgtttgttttgtgtgaaaataatactatatttttctataaatttaatcaaacttagaaatttaactagaaaaagagtcaaataacttataatatgaaactgatGAAGTATCTCTTGCGCCACTctaatcctcttcctcctccatatcTAATGTCTGCGCCACGACGAGGGAAGAGGATCCCTTCTCTCTGCTTTGGCTTAAGTAACTTTTGgggtttctctttttcttcaaGTAAACTACCGTAAGTTTTGAATGAGCTTTTATTGATATAAAAAGAAGTAATTATAAGGTTTATTGATGTAAAAAGGCATAATTACAAGGTAGTATTAGAATTACAGGGTGCGCGGAATAGAGGAAAACAATCATCAAAGGTTACATTCCTCCCTATAGGCGTTTCCTAGGTAAACAAATCCTCCCCCATTGGATTTTACGGTTTCTTCTGTATAAAGTTTTCAATAGATCTATTAGCAAGTCTATAATTTATCTTTCAAGGTGTTTAAAAAGTTGGATTTGCTTAGAGTACTCTCTGGTCCGATTTCTCTTTGTTGCGGCTATCTCATTTGTAGGTCATAAATAGTCTTGTTTGTTATGTTGCCGATGTTCTAATCGGCAATGTCATCTTTAGAGTTTAGGTCATCGATTTGTTTGATGATGCTAGATTGAGGGCATGAGAATGAAGATAATGGTCGATGCTCGTTTATATACTTTTACGTGTGCTTAAGTTTATTAGCATTATGGTTGTGCTCTCGCATCCCTTATGACGATGTTAGATTTAGAATCCCTATGTTTTATTTTGGTAGCTCTTTTATAGTAGTGTTGTAACCATCTCTTTTATTTAACATGACTAGTAGAATGCCCACACTTTGTTAcgggattaaaaataaaatcttattgCATTGATCTAGAATTATTACTTCCAATTCAATAATAATTGGATTATTGAAAACAGAGTCTTATTCCATTGATCTAATCCCTTCTGGAATTACTATGATGCACTCAGAAGGCTGAAGCCCCCCGAATAACCAGATGACAGCACTTGGATTGACCTATGAGGCTATGACCCCCGCTCATCAGTGATGGTGGCAGCCTCACGTTTATAATCACGGCTAttctttgggaaaaaaaaaactatgcatGCCATGACCCACCACCACCGTCCATagccgtgcgcgcgcgccgcagCCTCACAAAGTTGAAAGTGATGTATGATCTGTTCTCTTATACAGGGTTTAGGTTGGCTGTGGGACTGGCAAATTGTTCCGTCGATTTTTGCATTGATTATACGGACATTCTTAGTGTCTCTCCAGAATTTTCACGTGGTGGTTGCACTCGGCACCACATCCGGCAGCCAACCAGCAGTAGTACCTGCACATTGGAGCAGTTGCACAGCATCACACGCCTCCAAATTCAACGAGCATTATCATGCCATTCCAGTTATGGAACGTGCACCGGTGAGATTTTTTCCCCGACGCAAAGCTGACACGACAATTCACTCCTCTCGCTCGCCGCGACGAGCTTTACGGAAAGTTGGCCCGAGTAGTGGCCGTGCCCATCTTTGCCGGAATCCCTCAGATTCGCCTTCAAAGTGCcacggcttttttttttccagcgaCCACAACAAGTGACGTGCACAAATTTGACGCCGCGACAGCCACGAAGGGGAATTCAAGCACGAGGAACTCGTTGCAGAAAAGGTGATTCAGAACATGATCCATGAATCGCGGGCCTGCCGGGTGCTGGGTGAtggcctgcctgcctgcctggccCCACGTTGGATGAGAGAACCCTGCCGGTACAGGCGAGGACAGGAGGATCCGTCCAAAACGCCGGCGTAGCTAGGACAGGGTTCTCAAAGATGGAGCAATCGCAGCTAATGGCCGTCCCATCCATCCTCTTCTTCTGCTACTGCTCCGGTTAGTtcccaaaagttttttttttccaaaaacattacgtcgaatctttggacatatacaCGAATCATTAAATAAAgagtaaaagaaaaacaaattacacggttaggggggaaatcacgagatgaatcttttgaacctaattaatcaatgattagctataagtgctacagtaactcatatatactaatgacggattaattaggcttaaaagattcgtatcGTGGTTTtcaggtgagttatgaaattagttttttcattcgtgtccgaaaaccccttctgacATCCGGTCagacatccgatgtgacacccaaaaatttcatttcgcgaactaaacagaccCTACCAAACCGTTTGAATTGGAGTTAACATCACCCCTCGTGAAAATCGCGCGGTTATTATGAGGTATATTATGGATTGAAAAACTGAAAATGTTACACGTGATAACTGTGTTGTTTTGTGAACCCTGCCTCTCTCTCCGTTGTAAAATACTCATTGTTCAAGTTAATTTAGCATAGTTTAAGATGTAAGAGAAAAGATTATTGTTTCTCATTTTAGTGATAGTTAGAGATAGAATAGGAAAGAAATTTAAATGAGAGGTGATGGATGAAACAACTAATATTTTAAggtattttagaacggaggaagtCCTTTATACGAGACGATAGCTACTGCATCACGGGCTTTCACGTCGTAAACACTGGTGAAAA of the Oryza sativa Japonica Group chromosome 2, ASM3414082v1 genome contains:
- the LOC4330181 gene encoding GTP-binding protein YPTM2 isoform X1 — encoded protein: MNPEYDYLFKLLLIGDSGVGKSCLLLRFADDSYLDSYISTIGVDFKIRTVEQDGKTIKLQIWDTAGQERFRTITSSYYRGAHGIIIVYDVTDQESFNNVKQWLNEIDRYASDNVNKLLVGNKSDLTANKVVSSETAKAFADEMGIPFMETSAKNATNVEQAFMAMAASIKDRMASQPAAANARPPTVQIRGQPVNQKTSCCSS